One Paenarthrobacter aurescens TC1 DNA window includes the following coding sequences:
- a CDS encoding putative methyltransferase small domain protein (identified by match to protein family HMM PF05175) gives MPAASVFVANRRIDRCLRRASTRFLPSHLKVETVEHESENRIVTAMDVEALLGTLSRLPDVEADNLQAFDATDRLLLETAADLVGPDAKVVVIGDRYGALTLGALAGLGVGHVRVSQDLFTGRLALKRNAVSAGLDGRFTEHELDRDLLDGAGVVLLQLPKSLAELEEIADAVARFAPPHAVLLAGGRVKHMSLGMNEVLGRFFSSVQPQLARQKSRVLMARDPKTTPDERPFPVVESVPELGITVCAHGAAFSGARLDIGTRYLLTFLDRMPASRYAVDLGCGTGILATMYALRHTDARVIATDQSAAAVASARATGAANGLGERVEVIHDDAMSTLEPDSADLILLNPPFHLGASVHAGAALKMFQAAARVLAPGGELWTVYNSHLQYRPALERLIGPTVEEGRNPKFTVTRSRKA, from the coding sequence GTGCCTGCCGCCTCGGTGTTCGTCGCCAACCGAAGGATTGACAGGTGTTTGCGTCGTGCAAGCACTAGGTTCCTCCCAAGCCACCTTAAAGTCGAGACAGTTGAGCATGAAAGCGAGAACCGCATCGTGACGGCAATGGATGTTGAAGCGCTCTTGGGTACGTTGAGCAGGCTTCCTGACGTCGAAGCGGACAATCTGCAGGCCTTCGATGCCACAGACAGGCTGCTTCTGGAGACAGCGGCGGATCTGGTTGGCCCCGACGCCAAGGTGGTGGTCATTGGTGACCGCTACGGCGCCCTGACCCTGGGCGCCTTGGCTGGGCTCGGCGTCGGGCATGTCAGGGTTAGCCAGGACCTTTTCACCGGAAGGCTCGCGCTGAAACGCAATGCCGTATCTGCCGGCTTGGACGGACGTTTCACCGAGCATGAACTGGACCGGGATTTGCTGGACGGCGCCGGTGTGGTGCTTTTGCAGTTGCCTAAATCTCTGGCTGAGTTGGAGGAAATCGCCGACGCCGTAGCCAGGTTTGCGCCGCCGCATGCGGTCCTGCTCGCCGGAGGTCGCGTTAAGCACATGTCTCTTGGCATGAACGAGGTCCTGGGACGGTTCTTCTCATCAGTGCAGCCGCAACTTGCCCGGCAAAAGTCCCGGGTCCTGATGGCACGGGACCCCAAGACAACGCCTGACGAGCGCCCGTTCCCGGTGGTGGAGTCCGTGCCGGAACTGGGAATCACTGTGTGCGCGCATGGGGCTGCTTTCTCCGGGGCCCGCCTGGACATAGGCACACGCTACTTGCTGACGTTTTTGGACCGCATGCCAGCATCCCGGTACGCCGTGGACCTCGGCTGCGGAACAGGGATTCTCGCCACGATGTATGCACTTCGCCACACGGATGCCCGGGTGATCGCCACCGACCAGTCCGCGGCGGCCGTTGCTTCAGCCAGGGCCACGGGGGCCGCAAACGGGCTGGGGGAGCGGGTGGAAGTGATCCACGATGATGCCATGTCCACGCTGGAGCCGGACAGCGCCGACCTCATCCTTCTTAACCCGCCGTTCCATCTGGGTGCCAGTGTGCACGCCGGCGCTGCGCTGAAGATGTTCCAGGCCGCCGCCCGTGTCCTTGCCCCTGGAGGAGAGCTGTGGACCGTCTACAACAGCCACCTGCAGTATCGGCCCGCGCTTGAACGGCTTATCGGGCCGACGGTGGAGGAAGGCCGGAACCCGAAATTTACGGTAACGCGCAGCCGGAAGGCCTAG
- a CDS encoding putative cupin domain protein (identified by match to protein family HMM PF07883) produces MSVNVVTNLEVKSHNSPDETRRPDKTVLDLVTVGDYTIGRMTFEPGWTWADCIKPVVGTDSCELSHVGFCVSGSLEVETNDGGKISISAGDSYTIPPGHNAHVVGDQPFQGVEFVSGAEFARPPEKA; encoded by the coding sequence ATGAGTGTCAATGTTGTCACGAACCTTGAAGTAAAGTCCCACAACTCCCCCGACGAAACGAGGCGCCCCGACAAAACCGTCCTGGACCTCGTCACCGTGGGAGACTACACGATCGGCCGTATGACCTTTGAACCGGGCTGGACCTGGGCCGACTGCATCAAACCAGTGGTTGGCACCGACTCCTGCGAATTGAGCCATGTAGGATTCTGCGTCTCCGGAAGCCTGGAGGTAGAAACCAATGACGGCGGCAAGATCAGCATTTCAGCCGGCGATTCCTACACCATTCCCCCGGGCCACAACGCCCACGTGGTAGGCGATCAACCGTTCCAAGGAGTCGAGTTCGTCAGCGGCGCTGAATTCGCACGTCCTCCTGAGAAGGCCTGA
- a CDS encoding putative iojap-like protein (identified by match to protein family HMM PF02410; match to protein family HMM TIGR00090) — MSAHEQSITLARHAARAAADKLAEDIVALDVSERLALTDVFLIASAPTERQVNAIVDGIEEELMKQDLRPVRREGRSEGRWVLLDYADIVIHVQHSEDRVFYALERLWKDCPVVDLELGDDASAKAVSAEDSER, encoded by the coding sequence GTGTCTGCACATGAACAATCCATCACCCTCGCCCGTCACGCTGCGCGTGCCGCGGCAGACAAGCTTGCTGAAGACATTGTCGCCCTGGACGTCAGCGAGCGTTTGGCGCTCACTGACGTCTTCCTGATTGCCTCCGCTCCCACCGAGCGTCAGGTAAACGCCATCGTTGACGGTATCGAGGAAGAGCTGATGAAGCAGGACCTTCGTCCTGTACGCCGCGAGGGCCGCTCGGAAGGCCGTTGGGTTCTCTTGGACTACGCTGACATCGTTATCCACGTCCAGCACTCTGAAGACCGGGTCTTTTATGCCCTGGAGCGCCTGTGGAAGGACTGCCCCGTGGTGGACCTTGAACTGGGGGACGACGCTTCCGCCAAGGCTGTTTCCGCAGAGGATTCCGAACGCTAG
- the nadD gene encoding nicotinate (nicotinamide) nucleotide adenylyltransferase (identified by match to protein family HMM PF01467; match to protein family HMM TIGR00125; match to protein family HMM TIGR00482), translating into MGGTFDPIHHGHLVAASEVAAKFGLDEVVFVPTGQPWQKSHKLVSRPEHRYLMTVIATASNPRFTVSRVDVDRPGPTFTIDTLRDLRAERPDADLFFITGADALAQILSWKDVDELWSLAHFVGVTRPGHELHDMGRDDVSLLEVPAMAISSTDCRTRVGAGNPVWYLVPDGVVQYIAKYGLYAAPANAADLTPALSGSDDQARTE; encoded by the coding sequence ATGGGTGGAACATTTGATCCCATTCATCACGGCCACCTTGTGGCTGCCAGTGAAGTCGCAGCCAAGTTCGGCCTTGACGAAGTGGTTTTCGTTCCAACCGGCCAGCCTTGGCAGAAGTCGCACAAGCTGGTCAGCAGGCCTGAGCACCGCTACCTGATGACGGTCATCGCCACGGCATCCAACCCCAGGTTCACGGTGAGCCGGGTGGACGTTGATCGTCCGGGGCCGACGTTCACCATTGACACCCTCCGCGATCTCCGTGCAGAGCGGCCTGACGCCGATCTTTTCTTCATCACGGGCGCAGATGCCTTGGCGCAGATCCTTTCATGGAAGGACGTAGACGAGTTGTGGTCTTTGGCCCACTTCGTCGGGGTCACGCGTCCCGGACATGAACTGCACGATATGGGCAGGGACGATGTCAGCCTGTTGGAAGTCCCTGCCATGGCCATCTCCTCCACGGATTGCAGGACCCGGGTGGGTGCCGGAAATCCCGTCTGGTACCTCGTACCTGACGGAGTGGTGCAGTACATCGCCAAGTATGGACTGTACGCCGCGCCTGCCAACGCAGCGGATCTGACACCCGCACTGTCCGGATCAGACGACCAAGCACGTACTGAATGA
- a CDS encoding hypothetical protein (identified by Glimmer2; putative), giving the protein MLFQQIATSIAAQTEGGHEELAPLWAEPWVFGVVMFALMLVLLFVTLSYTNLGNRHEAVEEHSDPHRQHPNKHTHGQGH; this is encoded by the coding sequence ATGCTGTTTCAGCAGATCGCCACGTCCATTGCCGCCCAAACGGAAGGCGGCCACGAGGAACTCGCTCCGTTGTGGGCCGAGCCGTGGGTCTTCGGCGTCGTGATGTTCGCCCTCATGCTGGTTCTCTTGTTCGTCACCCTCTCCTACACCAACCTTGGCAACCGTCACGAGGCCGTTGAAGAGCACTCCGATCCGCACCGCCAGCACCCGAACAAGCACACGCACGGCCAAGGCCACTAA
- the proA gene encoding gamma-glutamyl phosphate reductase (identified by similarity to SP:P45638; match to protein family HMM PF00171; match to protein family HMM TIGR00407), giving the protein MTEALTPDAPVISDVSGTSGQTPENPAAGGAPVSPEDVQAAVHAIADRSRKAARRMGQANRAWKDRALRAIGAALVENRKHVLEANAKDVAVGRANGTSAALLDRLTLTAARIDGLVAALENLAGLPDPVGNVVRGQTLPNGLRLRQVNVPMGVVAAIYEARPNVTVDIAGLALKSGNAVILRGGSAAAHTNEALVRILREALDSVGLPADAVQTVDQYGREGANVLMRARGRVDVLIPRGGRDLIQTVVTNSSVPVIETGEGNVHIFIDESAGEEMAVEILLNAKTQRPSVCNTVETLLVHSGATVLPAVAKALRSAGVTLHVDDRIAAALGKDVETVPADDDDWATEYMDLDLAVAMVDSLDEAVDHIRTWTTGHTEAILTNNLANAEKFIADIDSAAVIVNASTRFTDGGELGLGAEVGISTQKLHARGPMGLTELTTTKWIVQGEGQIRG; this is encoded by the coding sequence ATGACTGAAGCGCTGACCCCTGACGCCCCTGTGATCTCCGACGTTTCCGGTACCTCCGGCCAGACGCCGGAGAACCCTGCGGCAGGCGGCGCCCCGGTGTCACCGGAAGATGTCCAGGCTGCCGTTCACGCCATAGCGGACCGCTCCCGTAAGGCTGCCCGCCGCATGGGACAGGCAAACCGCGCATGGAAAGACCGCGCGCTGCGTGCCATCGGAGCTGCCTTGGTGGAGAACCGGAAACACGTATTGGAAGCCAATGCCAAGGATGTTGCGGTGGGCCGGGCCAACGGCACCTCAGCGGCGCTCCTGGACCGTTTGACGCTGACTGCCGCCCGCATCGACGGCTTGGTTGCAGCTTTGGAGAACCTGGCCGGCTTGCCCGATCCCGTGGGCAACGTGGTCCGTGGACAGACGCTGCCCAATGGACTCCGCTTGCGCCAGGTGAACGTTCCCATGGGCGTTGTGGCCGCGATTTATGAGGCACGCCCGAACGTCACGGTGGACATCGCCGGCCTGGCGCTCAAGAGCGGCAACGCTGTGATCCTGCGTGGCGGGTCCGCTGCGGCCCACACCAATGAGGCACTGGTGCGGATTCTCCGCGAGGCGCTCGATTCCGTTGGTTTGCCTGCGGACGCCGTGCAGACAGTGGATCAGTACGGCCGCGAAGGAGCAAACGTCCTGATGCGCGCCCGTGGCCGTGTGGATGTCCTCATTCCCCGCGGTGGACGCGATCTCATCCAGACAGTTGTGACCAACTCTTCCGTGCCTGTCATTGAAACCGGCGAAGGAAATGTCCATATCTTCATCGATGAGTCCGCGGGTGAAGAGATGGCCGTGGAGATCCTTCTCAACGCCAAAACTCAGAGGCCCAGTGTCTGCAACACCGTAGAGACACTGCTGGTGCATTCCGGTGCTACGGTGCTGCCTGCCGTTGCCAAAGCACTGCGTTCGGCCGGAGTCACCCTCCACGTTGATGATCGGATCGCTGCTGCTTTGGGCAAGGACGTGGAAACCGTTCCCGCTGACGATGACGATTGGGCCACCGAGTACATGGATCTCGATCTCGCCGTCGCCATGGTGGACAGCCTGGATGAGGCAGTGGACCACATCCGTACATGGACCACGGGCCACACGGAAGCGATCCTCACCAACAACCTGGCCAACGCCGAGAAGTTCATCGCCGACATCGATTCTGCTGCCGTCATCGTCAATGCCTCCACCAGGTTCACTGACGGAGGCGAGCTAGGCCTCGGAGCCGAAGTGGGCATTTCCACCCAGAAGTTGCACGCCCGGGGTCCCATGGGCCTCACGGAGTTGACCACCACCAAGTGGATCGTCCAGGGTGAGGGCCAGATCCGCGGCTAG
- the proB gene encoding glutamate 5-kinase (identified by match to protein family HMM PF00696; match to protein family HMM PF01472; match to protein family HMM TIGR01027), whose protein sequence is MMTTKTVDAPDTAEGLERQALATAKRIVVKVGSSSLTSIKGGISEKSLTGLVNALAEKRNAGTEIILVSSGAIAAGLAPLGLAKRPKDLATQQAAASVGQGLLMARYTQAFNAHGVTVSQVLLTADDLMRRTQHTNAFRALDRLLNLGVVPVVNENDTVATHEIRFGDNDRLAALVAHLVRADALVLLSDVDALYDGPPSQGAQRIPLVRGPQDLEDVTIGKAGKAGVGTGGMMTKVEAASIAAGSGIHALVTSTANAAAALAGQDVGTWFAVNGNRKPVRLLWLAHLATVHGRLMLDDGAVKAVRDRHRSLLPAGISDISGDFEAGDPIEMVAHDGTVVARGLVNYSSEELPRMLGRTTQELGQAMGRGYDREVVHVDDLVLLRASRSSKLGA, encoded by the coding sequence GTGATGACGACTAAGACCGTCGACGCCCCGGACACCGCTGAAGGACTCGAGCGTCAAGCTCTGGCCACCGCCAAGCGGATTGTGGTCAAAGTGGGGTCATCCTCGCTGACCAGCATCAAGGGTGGCATCTCCGAGAAGTCCCTCACCGGGCTGGTCAATGCCCTCGCTGAAAAGCGCAATGCTGGTACGGAGATCATCCTGGTGTCCTCGGGCGCCATCGCTGCCGGGCTTGCCCCCTTGGGTCTGGCCAAGCGACCCAAGGACCTGGCCACCCAGCAGGCAGCGGCGAGCGTTGGGCAGGGATTGCTGATGGCCCGCTACACGCAGGCTTTCAATGCACACGGCGTGACAGTCAGCCAAGTGCTGCTGACCGCCGATGACCTCATGCGCCGGACGCAACACACCAACGCCTTCCGGGCGTTGGACAGGCTGCTCAATCTCGGCGTGGTGCCTGTAGTCAACGAGAACGACACCGTGGCCACGCACGAGATCCGCTTTGGCGACAATGATCGCCTCGCTGCCTTGGTGGCACACTTGGTTCGTGCCGACGCGCTCGTGCTGCTGTCCGACGTCGATGCCCTCTACGACGGCCCGCCGTCCCAAGGCGCCCAACGAATTCCTTTGGTCCGCGGTCCGCAGGACCTGGAAGACGTGACCATTGGCAAGGCAGGCAAGGCCGGCGTCGGAACGGGCGGCATGATGACCAAAGTGGAAGCGGCGTCCATTGCTGCCGGCTCGGGTATCCACGCTTTGGTCACGTCAACGGCCAATGCCGCGGCGGCCTTGGCGGGCCAGGACGTGGGAACGTGGTTCGCCGTGAACGGCAATCGCAAGCCGGTTCGTCTCCTCTGGCTGGCGCACCTGGCGACCGTCCATGGCCGTTTAATGCTCGACGACGGCGCAGTGAAAGCAGTGCGCGACCGGCACAGGTCACTCCTTCCCGCGGGCATTTCGGACATCAGTGGTGATTTCGAAGCCGGCGACCCCATTGAGATGGTTGCCCACGACGGAACGGTGGTGGCGCGCGGTTTGGTGAACTACTCTTCCGAGGAACTCCCGCGAATGCTGGGACGCACCACCCAGGAGCTGGGCCAGGCCATGGGCCGCGGTTACGACCGCGAAGTTGTTCATGTTGACGATCTGGTGCTCCTGAGGGCGTCGCGCTCATCTAAACTTGGAGCATGA